In Melanotaenia boesemani isolate fMelBoe1 chromosome 18, fMelBoe1.pri, whole genome shotgun sequence, the following proteins share a genomic window:
- the ipo4 gene encoding importin-4 isoform X2 encodes MDANWTSLSKFEKVIATILQGNATAQLKQAFKDPAIIPALCTVMSGSQNPQIRQSAAVMLRLRVKKHWRKISPSDRESLKTVVLQAFMQESEHTVQHSLSQLCAVMVKHETPDRWPALLQLLNQSTKSTNPHDRQVGLLLLNKVIESNPEPFKPHYCELLQLFSTVLQDLNNPTALYYCILTITAITGYTGTDEIKLMQSIIPNLTVALKHLIKADQDQASEAMEVFIELMEIEVSIIMPHVAYIVNFCLEVGSNTELSDSLRVKALSCITFLIKLKSKTVLKLKLLNPILLAIFPILTAAPPPGEQDPEDEDDDSGNGTDNENPKHCAAQMIDTMALHMPPEQLFKHIIPLTQGCLTSENPYQKKGGLMCLAVLAEGCADHIRTKMLSSVLQTVCQSLSDSNQVVRNAALFALGQFSEHLQPEVSKYCAELMPLLLGYLSSLNETKVGHVTKAFYALENFMENLGADIEPYLPTLMNTMLSALNNTSNLKIKELAVSAIGAIANAAKELLVPYFPPIIESLKGFLTTTTEEMRSLQTQSLDTLSVLARTIGKDVFSPLAAECIQLGLNLTDAIDDPDLRRCTYSLYSAVSTVNPECLTPHLTAITTVMLLALKSNEGITAHLEEDKTFVLLDEDDDDDHDNNGEEKATEDFLGDEPEPETDINDVAGFSVENSYIDEKEDACDALGEIAFSTGAAFQPFLESSFQQVYEMRDFPHEDVRRAALGAMGQFCRAQHKVWKENTTDANHQALLKLLDVVLPCFLETVRTDRERQVVMGVLETMNNMIKSCKEEVFKNPSRLKEICNVIRDVLAKKTACQDGGHDEVDDEDQQAEYDAMLQEFAGEGIPLLASSVPADKFAPFLNDLLPPIMSKAKSSCTVADRSFSVGTIGEILQALVSAPGGRGLAGRLSNRLLPVLVAGVKDRDAEVRNNSVFGLGSLAEAAGPVIVTDYPMMLSVFSNLLTKESDLRVIDNLCAALCRMIMSNVDAVPLEQVVPALVTRLPLKEDLEENKTVYNCLAMLYKHNPVLIVKLMKPIVAASSDVIDNKDVDKETQNTLLVLMREFAQNHAADFQAAARSLPAEKQAKLSAAISTS; translated from the exons atgGACGCAAACTGGACTTCGTTGTCAAAATTTGAGAAGGTTATAGCTACAATTCTGCAAGGAAAT GCCACAGCCCAACTAAAACAGGCTTTTAAAGATCCGGCCATCATACCAGCCCTGTGTACTGTCATGAGTGGTTCCCAAAACCCTCAG ATTCGCCAGTCAGCTGCAGTGATGCTGAGGCTGAGAGTAAAGAAGCACTGGAGGAAAATAAGCCCTAGTGACAGAGAGAG CCTAAAAACAGTGGTGTTGCAAGCCTTCATGCAGGAATCAGA GCACACAGTGCAGCACTCGCTCTCCCAGCTATGCGCAGTCATGGTTAAACATGAGACACCAGACCGCTGGCCTGCCCTGCTGCAGCTTCTTAATCAGTCAACTAAGAGCACCAACCCTCATGACAGACag GTTGGCCTCCTGTTGCTGAATAAGGTGATAGAGTCCAACCCTGAACCTTTCAAGCCTCATTACTGCGAGCTGCTACAGCTGTTCAGTACTGTGCTGCAGGACCTCAACAACCCAACAGCTTTGTACTACTGCATCCTCACGATTACAGCCATAACTGGCTACACTGGCACAGATGAAATT AAGCTGATGCAGTCTATCATCCCAAATTTGACTGTTGCGCTAAAGCACCTCATCAAAGCAGATCAG GATCAAGCCAGTGAGGCCATGGAGGTGTTTATTGAGCTCATGGAGAttgaggtgtccattatcatgcCTCATGTTGCTTACATTGTTAATTTCTGCCTGGAG GTGGGCAGCAACACGGAACTGAGCGACTCGCTGCGAGTGAAAGCGCTCTCCTGCATCACTTTCCTCATCAAGCTAAAGAGTAAG ACGGTGTTGAAGCTGAAGCTGCTGAACCCCATCCTGCTAGCCATTTTCCCTATTCTCACTGCAGCCCCTCCACCTGGTGAACAGGATCCCGAGGATGAGGATGACGACAGTGGCAATGGCACAGACAATGAAAACCCCAAACACTGCGCAGCTCAG ATGATTGACACTATGGCGCTCCACATGCCTCCAGAACAACTGTTTAAACACATC ATCCCCCTCACTCAAGGCTGCCTTACCAGTGAAAACCCCTATCAAAAGAAGGGGGGTCTCATGTGTCTTGCTGTGCTGGCTGAAGGATGTGCAGACCACATACGCACCAA GATGCTGTCATCAGTGCTGCAGACAGTATGCCAGAGTCTTTCAGACAGCAATCAGGTGGTGCGCAATGCTGCTTTGTTTGCCCTCGGCCAGTTCTCTGAACATTTACAA CCTGAAGTGAGTAAGTACTGTGCAGAATTGATGCCTTTGCTGCTGGGCTACCTTTCATCCCTGAATGAGACCAAAGTCGGACATGTCACTAAAGCCTTTTATGCTCTGGAGAACTTCATGGAGAATCTAG GAGCTGATATTGAGCCCTACCTGCCCACTCTGATGAACACCATGTTGTCTGCTCTCAACAACACCAGCAACCTCAAAATAAAAGAACTGGCTGTGTCTGCCATTGGTGCCATTG CAAATGCTGCCAAGGAGCTGCTGGTTCCCTACTTCCCTCCAATTATTGAAAGCCTCAAGGGTTTCCTGACCACCACCACAGAGGAGATGAGGTCTCTGCAAACTCAGTCTTTAG ATACTCTGTCCGTACTGGCCCGCACCATTGGCAAAGATGTCTTCAGTCCTCTTGCAGCAGAGTGTATTCAGCTGGGCTTAAACCTCACTGATGCCATTGATGACCCTGATCTGAGACGCTGCAC GTACAGTCTGTATTCTGCCGTATCCACCGTCAATCCTGAATGCTTGACTCCCCACCTCACTGCCATAACAACCGTAATGCTGCTCGCCTTAAAGTCCAATGAAGGCATCACG GCTCACCTCGAAGAGGATAAGACTTTTGTCTTACTAGATGAGGATGACGACGATGACCATGACAACAATGGAGAAGAAAAAGCTACAGAGGACTTTTTGGGAGATGAGCCAGAGCCAGAGACAGACATCAATGATGTTGCAGG GTTCAGTGTAGAAAACTCCTACATTGATGAGAAGGAGGATGCCTGCGATGCTCTGGGAGAGATTGCCTTCAGCACTGG TGCTGCCTTCCAGCCCTTCCTGGAGTCCAGCTTCCAGCAGGTTTATGAGATGAGAGAT TTTCCCCACGAGGACGTCCGCAGGGCAGCACTGGGAGCCATGGGCCAGTTTTGTCGAGCTCAGCACAAAGTGTGGAAGGAGAATACTACTGATGCCAACCACCAGG CCCTGCTGAAGTTACTGGATGTGGTGCTTCCTTGCTTTCTGGAAACGGTGCGAACAGACCGCGAACGCCAGGTTGTAATGGGTGTCCTCGAAACCATGAACAATATGATCAAGTCCTGCAAGGAGGAGGTTTTCAAAAACCCGTCACGCCTCAAGGAGATCTGTAATGTCATACGTGACGTGCTCGCAAAGAAG actGCTTGTCAGGATGGGGGTCATGATGAAGTTGATGATGAAGATCAACAG GCAGAGTATGATGCCATGCTCCAGGAATTTGCAGGGGAAGGAATTCCCTTGTTGGCCTCATCTGTCCCTGCAGACAAGTTTGCTCCTTTTCTCAACGACCTGCTGCCTCCGATCATGAGCAAAGCT AAATCCTCGTGCACCGTGGCAGATAGATCCTTTTCTGTGGGTACTATTGGAGAAATCCTCCAAGCCCTGGTGAGTGCACCAGGAGGCCGAGGGCTGGCAGGCCGACTGTCCAATCGCTTGCTTCCCGTGCTGGTTGCCGGAGTGAAGGACCGCGATGCCGAGGTTCGCAACAACAGCGTGTTCGGGCTGGGAAGCCTGGCTGAAGCAGCTGGACCTGTCATCGTAAC AGACTATCCCATGatgttgtctgtgttttctaACCTGCTAACCAAGGAGTCTGACCTCAGGGTGATCGACAACCTGTGTGCTGCCCTCTGCAGGATGATCATGAGCAACGTGGATGCTGTTCCTCTGGAGCAG GTTGTGCCTGCCCTGGTGACACGTCTTCCACTGAAAGAGGATCTTGAGGAGAACAAAACTGTGTATAACTGCCTGGCTATGCTCTACAAACACAATCCTGTCCTG ATTGTAAAGTTAATGAAGCCCATAGTTGCTGCTTCCAGTGACGTGATCGACAACAAGGACGTTGataaag AAACTCAGAACACTTTGCTTGTACTGATGAGAGAATTCGCTCAGAACCACGCCGCAGACTTCCAAGCTGCTGCACGCTCCCTCCCTGCAGAGAAGCAAGCCAAACTCAGCGCAGCCATCAGCACTTCATAG
- the nanog gene encoding homeobox protein NANOG isoform X3, with the protein MADWKTQVTYNYKPSYHTYAYSLVYQPGPEQNHGNLNGWGENGVTNLSNYNNGEMQTYYAATTSKNREQSSPRSPELHAVNGHCYQGSGVVYIGDTQAGRLLLAGQHPGGYEATGNEVRRTARDSASDSEAHASPDSWSSGSSREGSLPQADPATWAEKDAEAICQSPDVDPKKQSTPAVTTPKAKVRAAFSESQMNALVQRFSVQRYLTPAEMKNLAEMTGLTYKQVKTWFQNRRMKLRRHQKDTSWVSERYAVSKDSSGHGSIFSNMAPHIPPYQGEGQPTHYNQHMATFRKNPQKNLAYYLAAMGSNGSAGYSPWSSSSTQVAVPNRSQVAGWSVPPGSHFEYHPSGFNPTTTTNVNNFGHNPGFESKDGENVSSQGSLTPDTVHNGML; encoded by the exons atggcAGACTGGAAGACACAGGTAACTTATAACTATAAGCCTTCTTACCACACCTACGCTTATAGTCTGGTTTATCAGCCTGGGCCCGAGCAGAACCACGGAAACCTGAACGGCTGGGGCGAAAATGGAGTCACGAACTTGAGCAACTACAACAACGGGGAAATGCAGACCTACTATGCCGCGACCACCTCCAAGAACCGGGAACAGTCCTCGCCTCGCAGCCCTGAGCTGCATGCCGTGAATGGGCATTGCTACCAGGGCTCCGGGGTTGTCTATATTGGTGATACCCAGGCAGGCCGTCTGCTCCTGGCCGGACAACACCCCGGTGGGTACGAAGCGACGGGGAATGAAGTCAGGCGGACCGCGCGCGACTCTGCTAGTGACTCCGAGGCACACGCCTCACCAG ATTCATGGAGTTCTGGCAGCAGCAGGGAAGGAAGTCTCCCCCAGGCAGACCCCGCAACCTGGGCTGAGAAAGATGCAGAGGCCATCTGCCAGAGTCCGGATG TTGACCCAAAAAAGCAGAGCACTCCTGCTGTAACCACCCCTAAAGCTAAGGTCCGGGCAGCCTTCTCAGAGAGTCAGATGAACGCTCTTGTCCAGCGCTTCAGTGTTCAGAGGTACCTTACCCCAGCTGAGATGAAAAACCTGGCCGAAATGACTGGACTAACTTACAAACAG GTGAAGACCTGGTTTCAGAACAGGAGGATGAAGCTGAGGAGACATCAGAAAGATACAAGCTGGGTATCGGAGCGCTATGCCGTCAGTAAGGACAGCTCAGGTCATGGATCCATTTTCTCAAACATGGCTCCACACATCCCCCCT TATCAGGGAGAAGGGCAACCAACACATTACAACCAACACATGGCGACTTTCAGGAAGAATCCACAGAAGAACTTGGCCTACTATCTGGCTGCTATGGGCAGCAATGGATCTGCTGGTTACTCACCCTGGTCTTCCAGCTCGACACAGGTTGCAGTGCCCAACAGGTCCCAGGTGGCTGGGTGGTCTGTTCCACCAGGTAGCCATTTTGAATACCACCCCAGTGGATTCAACCCAACCACTACTACCAATGTAAACAACTTTGGGCACAATCCAGGCTTTGAAAGCAAGGATGGGGAGAATGTGAGCAGCCAAGGCTCTTTAACTCCTGACACGGTGCACAATGGTATGCTGTAG
- the si:ch211-196f5.2 gene encoding uncharacterized protein si:ch211-196f5.2: MFQGPREAVQGGDINSCVCVSRSEVKERVVWVDTKKTQVKNKAGKLKEKEITILEVRVKAQKPGDKQLQEVLYSTEAHTDRSFCRTGMDILPWKQRVGKNGLAPVEMTMTLDLEKKQPGFTEAQGQREI, from the exons ATGTTTCAGGGACCCCGAGAGGCTGTTCAAGGTGGAGATATTaacagctgtgtttgtgtgtccagGTCAGAAGTAAAGGAGAGGGTTGTGTGGGTTGACACCAAGAAGACGCAGGTGAAGAACAAAGCAGGGAAGCTGAAGGAGAAAGAGATCACCATCCTAGAG gTGCGTGTGAAGGCACAGAAGCCTGGAGACAAGCAGCTCCAGGAGGTCTTATACAGCACCGAGGCCCACACTGACCGCTCCTTCTGCCGTACCGGGATGGACATTCTGCCCTGGAAGCAGAGAG TGGGGAAAAATGGATTGGCACCTGTGGAGATGACCATGACGCTAGACCTGGAAAAAAAGCAGCCTGGATTTACTGAGGCTCAGGGCCAGAGAGAGATCTGA
- the nanog gene encoding homeobox protein NANOG isoform X1, whose product MADWKTQVTYNYKPSYHTYAYSLVYQPGPEQNHGNLNGWGENGVTNLSNYNNGEMQTYYAATTSKNREQSSPRSPELHAVNGHCYQGSGVVYIGDTQAGRLLLAGQHPGGYEATGNEVRRTARDSASDSEAHASPDSWSSGSSREGSLPQADPATWAEKDAEAICQSPDGSEDVSSSLMEEPKTFSVIENEAANDATHLPCPSVDPKKQSTPAVTTPKAKVRAAFSESQMNALVQRFSVQRYLTPAEMKNLAEMTGLTYKQVKTWFQNRRMKLRRHQKDTSWVSERYAVSKDSSGHGSIFSNMAPHIPPYQGEGQPTHYNQHMATFRKNPQKNLAYYLAAMGSNGSAGYSPWSSSSTQVAVPNRSQVAGWSVPPGSHFEYHPSGFNPTTTTNVNNFGHNPGFESKDGENVSSQGSLTPDTVHNGML is encoded by the exons atggcAGACTGGAAGACACAGGTAACTTATAACTATAAGCCTTCTTACCACACCTACGCTTATAGTCTGGTTTATCAGCCTGGGCCCGAGCAGAACCACGGAAACCTGAACGGCTGGGGCGAAAATGGAGTCACGAACTTGAGCAACTACAACAACGGGGAAATGCAGACCTACTATGCCGCGACCACCTCCAAGAACCGGGAACAGTCCTCGCCTCGCAGCCCTGAGCTGCATGCCGTGAATGGGCATTGCTACCAGGGCTCCGGGGTTGTCTATATTGGTGATACCCAGGCAGGCCGTCTGCTCCTGGCCGGACAACACCCCGGTGGGTACGAAGCGACGGGGAATGAAGTCAGGCGGACCGCGCGCGACTCTGCTAGTGACTCCGAGGCACACGCCTCACCAG ATTCATGGAGTTCTGGCAGCAGCAGGGAAGGAAGTCTCCCCCAGGCAGACCCCGCAACCTGGGCTGAGAAAGATGCAGAGGCCATCTGCCAGAGTCCGGATGGTAGTGAGGATGTTTCCAGCTCTCTGATGGAAGAGCCCAAGACGTTTTCTGTGATAGAGAATGAGGCTGCCAATGATGCCACACATTTACCTTGTCCTTCAGTTGACCCAAAAAAGCAGAGCACTCCTGCTGTAACCACCCCTAAAGCTAAGGTCCGGGCAGCCTTCTCAGAGAGTCAGATGAACGCTCTTGTCCAGCGCTTCAGTGTTCAGAGGTACCTTACCCCAGCTGAGATGAAAAACCTGGCCGAAATGACTGGACTAACTTACAAACAG GTGAAGACCTGGTTTCAGAACAGGAGGATGAAGCTGAGGAGACATCAGAAAGATACAAGCTGGGTATCGGAGCGCTATGCCGTCAGTAAGGACAGCTCAGGTCATGGATCCATTTTCTCAAACATGGCTCCACACATCCCCCCT TATCAGGGAGAAGGGCAACCAACACATTACAACCAACACATGGCGACTTTCAGGAAGAATCCACAGAAGAACTTGGCCTACTATCTGGCTGCTATGGGCAGCAATGGATCTGCTGGTTACTCACCCTGGTCTTCCAGCTCGACACAGGTTGCAGTGCCCAACAGGTCCCAGGTGGCTGGGTGGTCTGTTCCACCAGGTAGCCATTTTGAATACCACCCCAGTGGATTCAACCCAACCACTACTACCAATGTAAACAACTTTGGGCACAATCCAGGCTTTGAAAGCAAGGATGGGGAGAATGTGAGCAGCCAAGGCTCTTTAACTCCTGACACGGTGCACAATGGTATGCTGTAG
- the nanog gene encoding homeobox protein NANOG isoform X2 produces the protein MADWKTQVTYNYKPSYHTYAYSLVYQPGPEQNHGNLNGWGENGVTNLSNYNNGEMQTYYAATTSKNREQSSPRSPELHAVNGHCYQGSGVVYIGDTQAGRLLLAGQHPGGYEATGNEVRRTARDSASDSEAHASPDSWSSGSSREGSLPQADPATWAEKDAEAICQSPDGIDPKKQSTPAVTTPKAKVRAAFSESQMNALVQRFSVQRYLTPAEMKNLAEMTGLTYKQVKTWFQNRRMKLRRHQKDTSWVSERYAVSKDSSGHGSIFSNMAPHIPPYQGEGQPTHYNQHMATFRKNPQKNLAYYLAAMGSNGSAGYSPWSSSSTQVAVPNRSQVAGWSVPPGSHFEYHPSGFNPTTTTNVNNFGHNPGFESKDGENVSSQGSLTPDTVHNGML, from the exons atggcAGACTGGAAGACACAGGTAACTTATAACTATAAGCCTTCTTACCACACCTACGCTTATAGTCTGGTTTATCAGCCTGGGCCCGAGCAGAACCACGGAAACCTGAACGGCTGGGGCGAAAATGGAGTCACGAACTTGAGCAACTACAACAACGGGGAAATGCAGACCTACTATGCCGCGACCACCTCCAAGAACCGGGAACAGTCCTCGCCTCGCAGCCCTGAGCTGCATGCCGTGAATGGGCATTGCTACCAGGGCTCCGGGGTTGTCTATATTGGTGATACCCAGGCAGGCCGTCTGCTCCTGGCCGGACAACACCCCGGTGGGTACGAAGCGACGGGGAATGAAGTCAGGCGGACCGCGCGCGACTCTGCTAGTGACTCCGAGGCACACGCCTCACCAG ATTCATGGAGTTCTGGCAGCAGCAGGGAAGGAAGTCTCCCCCAGGCAGACCCCGCAACCTGGGCTGAGAAAGATGCAGAGGCCATCTGCCAGAGTCCGGATGGTA TTGACCCAAAAAAGCAGAGCACTCCTGCTGTAACCACCCCTAAAGCTAAGGTCCGGGCAGCCTTCTCAGAGAGTCAGATGAACGCTCTTGTCCAGCGCTTCAGTGTTCAGAGGTACCTTACCCCAGCTGAGATGAAAAACCTGGCCGAAATGACTGGACTAACTTACAAACAG GTGAAGACCTGGTTTCAGAACAGGAGGATGAAGCTGAGGAGACATCAGAAAGATACAAGCTGGGTATCGGAGCGCTATGCCGTCAGTAAGGACAGCTCAGGTCATGGATCCATTTTCTCAAACATGGCTCCACACATCCCCCCT TATCAGGGAGAAGGGCAACCAACACATTACAACCAACACATGGCGACTTTCAGGAAGAATCCACAGAAGAACTTGGCCTACTATCTGGCTGCTATGGGCAGCAATGGATCTGCTGGTTACTCACCCTGGTCTTCCAGCTCGACACAGGTTGCAGTGCCCAACAGGTCCCAGGTGGCTGGGTGGTCTGTTCCACCAGGTAGCCATTTTGAATACCACCCCAGTGGATTCAACCCAACCACTACTACCAATGTAAACAACTTTGGGCACAATCCAGGCTTTGAAAGCAAGGATGGGGAGAATGTGAGCAGCCAAGGCTCTTTAACTCCTGACACGGTGCACAATGGTATGCTGTAG
- the ipo4 gene encoding importin-4 isoform X1: MTEELEQILSQLTQPDNAVIQQATAQLKQAFKDPAIIPALCTVMSGSQNPQIRQSAAVMLRLRVKKHWRKISPSDRESLKTVVLQAFMQESEHTVQHSLSQLCAVMVKHETPDRWPALLQLLNQSTKSTNPHDRQVGLLLLNKVIESNPEPFKPHYCELLQLFSTVLQDLNNPTALYYCILTITAITGYTGTDEIKLMQSIIPNLTVALKHLIKADQDQASEAMEVFIELMEIEVSIIMPHVAYIVNFCLEVGSNTELSDSLRVKALSCITFLIKLKSKTVLKLKLLNPILLAIFPILTAAPPPGEQDPEDEDDDSGNGTDNENPKHCAAQMIDTMALHMPPEQLFKHIIPLTQGCLTSENPYQKKGGLMCLAVLAEGCADHIRTKMLSSVLQTVCQSLSDSNQVVRNAALFALGQFSEHLQPEVSKYCAELMPLLLGYLSSLNETKVGHVTKAFYALENFMENLGADIEPYLPTLMNTMLSALNNTSNLKIKELAVSAIGAIANAAKELLVPYFPPIIESLKGFLTTTTEEMRSLQTQSLDTLSVLARTIGKDVFSPLAAECIQLGLNLTDAIDDPDLRRCTYSLYSAVSTVNPECLTPHLTAITTVMLLALKSNEGITAHLEEDKTFVLLDEDDDDDHDNNGEEKATEDFLGDEPEPETDINDVAGFSVENSYIDEKEDACDALGEIAFSTGAAFQPFLESSFQQVYEMRDFPHEDVRRAALGAMGQFCRAQHKVWKENTTDANHQALLKLLDVVLPCFLETVRTDRERQVVMGVLETMNNMIKSCKEEVFKNPSRLKEICNVIRDVLAKKTACQDGGHDEVDDEDQQAEYDAMLQEFAGEGIPLLASSVPADKFAPFLNDLLPPIMSKAKSSCTVADRSFSVGTIGEILQALVSAPGGRGLAGRLSNRLLPVLVAGVKDRDAEVRNNSVFGLGSLAEAAGPVIVTDYPMMLSVFSNLLTKESDLRVIDNLCAALCRMIMSNVDAVPLEQVVPALVTRLPLKEDLEENKTVYNCLAMLYKHNPVLIVKLMKPIVAASSDVIDNKDVDKETQNTLLVLMREFAQNHAADFQAAARSLPAEKQAKLSAAISTS, from the exons ATGACGGAAGAACTTGAGCAGATTCTGTCGCAGCTGACACAGCCTGACAATGCAGTTATTCAGCAG GCCACAGCCCAACTAAAACAGGCTTTTAAAGATCCGGCCATCATACCAGCCCTGTGTACTGTCATGAGTGGTTCCCAAAACCCTCAG ATTCGCCAGTCAGCTGCAGTGATGCTGAGGCTGAGAGTAAAGAAGCACTGGAGGAAAATAAGCCCTAGTGACAGAGAGAG CCTAAAAACAGTGGTGTTGCAAGCCTTCATGCAGGAATCAGA GCACACAGTGCAGCACTCGCTCTCCCAGCTATGCGCAGTCATGGTTAAACATGAGACACCAGACCGCTGGCCTGCCCTGCTGCAGCTTCTTAATCAGTCAACTAAGAGCACCAACCCTCATGACAGACag GTTGGCCTCCTGTTGCTGAATAAGGTGATAGAGTCCAACCCTGAACCTTTCAAGCCTCATTACTGCGAGCTGCTACAGCTGTTCAGTACTGTGCTGCAGGACCTCAACAACCCAACAGCTTTGTACTACTGCATCCTCACGATTACAGCCATAACTGGCTACACTGGCACAGATGAAATT AAGCTGATGCAGTCTATCATCCCAAATTTGACTGTTGCGCTAAAGCACCTCATCAAAGCAGATCAG GATCAAGCCAGTGAGGCCATGGAGGTGTTTATTGAGCTCATGGAGAttgaggtgtccattatcatgcCTCATGTTGCTTACATTGTTAATTTCTGCCTGGAG GTGGGCAGCAACACGGAACTGAGCGACTCGCTGCGAGTGAAAGCGCTCTCCTGCATCACTTTCCTCATCAAGCTAAAGAGTAAG ACGGTGTTGAAGCTGAAGCTGCTGAACCCCATCCTGCTAGCCATTTTCCCTATTCTCACTGCAGCCCCTCCACCTGGTGAACAGGATCCCGAGGATGAGGATGACGACAGTGGCAATGGCACAGACAATGAAAACCCCAAACACTGCGCAGCTCAG ATGATTGACACTATGGCGCTCCACATGCCTCCAGAACAACTGTTTAAACACATC ATCCCCCTCACTCAAGGCTGCCTTACCAGTGAAAACCCCTATCAAAAGAAGGGGGGTCTCATGTGTCTTGCTGTGCTGGCTGAAGGATGTGCAGACCACATACGCACCAA GATGCTGTCATCAGTGCTGCAGACAGTATGCCAGAGTCTTTCAGACAGCAATCAGGTGGTGCGCAATGCTGCTTTGTTTGCCCTCGGCCAGTTCTCTGAACATTTACAA CCTGAAGTGAGTAAGTACTGTGCAGAATTGATGCCTTTGCTGCTGGGCTACCTTTCATCCCTGAATGAGACCAAAGTCGGACATGTCACTAAAGCCTTTTATGCTCTGGAGAACTTCATGGAGAATCTAG GAGCTGATATTGAGCCCTACCTGCCCACTCTGATGAACACCATGTTGTCTGCTCTCAACAACACCAGCAACCTCAAAATAAAAGAACTGGCTGTGTCTGCCATTGGTGCCATTG CAAATGCTGCCAAGGAGCTGCTGGTTCCCTACTTCCCTCCAATTATTGAAAGCCTCAAGGGTTTCCTGACCACCACCACAGAGGAGATGAGGTCTCTGCAAACTCAGTCTTTAG ATACTCTGTCCGTACTGGCCCGCACCATTGGCAAAGATGTCTTCAGTCCTCTTGCAGCAGAGTGTATTCAGCTGGGCTTAAACCTCACTGATGCCATTGATGACCCTGATCTGAGACGCTGCAC GTACAGTCTGTATTCTGCCGTATCCACCGTCAATCCTGAATGCTTGACTCCCCACCTCACTGCCATAACAACCGTAATGCTGCTCGCCTTAAAGTCCAATGAAGGCATCACG GCTCACCTCGAAGAGGATAAGACTTTTGTCTTACTAGATGAGGATGACGACGATGACCATGACAACAATGGAGAAGAAAAAGCTACAGAGGACTTTTTGGGAGATGAGCCAGAGCCAGAGACAGACATCAATGATGTTGCAGG GTTCAGTGTAGAAAACTCCTACATTGATGAGAAGGAGGATGCCTGCGATGCTCTGGGAGAGATTGCCTTCAGCACTGG TGCTGCCTTCCAGCCCTTCCTGGAGTCCAGCTTCCAGCAGGTTTATGAGATGAGAGAT TTTCCCCACGAGGACGTCCGCAGGGCAGCACTGGGAGCCATGGGCCAGTTTTGTCGAGCTCAGCACAAAGTGTGGAAGGAGAATACTACTGATGCCAACCACCAGG CCCTGCTGAAGTTACTGGATGTGGTGCTTCCTTGCTTTCTGGAAACGGTGCGAACAGACCGCGAACGCCAGGTTGTAATGGGTGTCCTCGAAACCATGAACAATATGATCAAGTCCTGCAAGGAGGAGGTTTTCAAAAACCCGTCACGCCTCAAGGAGATCTGTAATGTCATACGTGACGTGCTCGCAAAGAAG actGCTTGTCAGGATGGGGGTCATGATGAAGTTGATGATGAAGATCAACAG GCAGAGTATGATGCCATGCTCCAGGAATTTGCAGGGGAAGGAATTCCCTTGTTGGCCTCATCTGTCCCTGCAGACAAGTTTGCTCCTTTTCTCAACGACCTGCTGCCTCCGATCATGAGCAAAGCT AAATCCTCGTGCACCGTGGCAGATAGATCCTTTTCTGTGGGTACTATTGGAGAAATCCTCCAAGCCCTGGTGAGTGCACCAGGAGGCCGAGGGCTGGCAGGCCGACTGTCCAATCGCTTGCTTCCCGTGCTGGTTGCCGGAGTGAAGGACCGCGATGCCGAGGTTCGCAACAACAGCGTGTTCGGGCTGGGAAGCCTGGCTGAAGCAGCTGGACCTGTCATCGTAAC AGACTATCCCATGatgttgtctgtgttttctaACCTGCTAACCAAGGAGTCTGACCTCAGGGTGATCGACAACCTGTGTGCTGCCCTCTGCAGGATGATCATGAGCAACGTGGATGCTGTTCCTCTGGAGCAG GTTGTGCCTGCCCTGGTGACACGTCTTCCACTGAAAGAGGATCTTGAGGAGAACAAAACTGTGTATAACTGCCTGGCTATGCTCTACAAACACAATCCTGTCCTG ATTGTAAAGTTAATGAAGCCCATAGTTGCTGCTTCCAGTGACGTGATCGACAACAAGGACGTTGataaag AAACTCAGAACACTTTGCTTGTACTGATGAGAGAATTCGCTCAGAACCACGCCGCAGACTTCCAAGCTGCTGCACGCTCCCTCCCTGCAGAGAAGCAAGCCAAACTCAGCGCAGCCATCAGCACTTCATAG